The following proteins are co-located in the Bacteroidota bacterium genome:
- the proB gene encoding glutamate 5-kinase — protein sequence MYKRIVVKLGTSVLTGGTAFLDRAHMVELVRQCAALHQQGSEIILCSSGAIAAGREKMGFPKLEETMAVRQMLAAVGQSGLMRTWEKFFEIYQIHVGQMLLTRADVQDRERFLNAHDALHELINNRVVPVVNENDAVATAEIKVGDNDNLSALVALLAEADLLILLTDQPGLFTADPRKDPEAQLIPEVHTIDETLRGLAGESVSGLGIGGMATKLQAADVARRAGIDVVIAAGSAENVILRIAGGEAVGTRFPALANPLDQRKRWIFAGPSPVGTLHVDAKTVEALKSTGGSLLSEGITAIEGSFVRGDTVMVKGPDEEEVARGIVRYDGVDLLKVKGLRHEEISDFLGYWYGPAVHRDDLILLIEDAQTWK from the coding sequence ATGTACAAGCGTATAGTTGTCAAATTGGGAACGAGCGTACTGACAGGGGGCACGGCCTTCCTCGATCGGGCGCATATGGTTGAACTCGTCAGGCAGTGCGCTGCACTACACCAGCAGGGAAGTGAAATTATACTGTGTTCGTCTGGTGCCATTGCTGCCGGCCGTGAGAAAATGGGCTTTCCCAAGTTGGAAGAAACCATGGCCGTACGCCAGATGCTGGCTGCGGTAGGCCAAAGCGGACTTATGCGGACGTGGGAGAAATTTTTCGAAATTTACCAGATTCACGTCGGCCAAATGTTGTTGACGCGTGCTGATGTACAGGATCGCGAACGATTTCTGAATGCACACGACGCGCTCCACGAACTCATCAACAACCGCGTTGTGCCTGTTGTAAATGAAAACGATGCTGTAGCAACAGCAGAGATCAAAGTTGGGGATAATGATAACCTGTCGGCTTTGGTTGCCTTGCTTGCTGAAGCCGACCTGCTAATTTTGTTAACCGATCAGCCTGGATTGTTTACTGCAGATCCACGTAAAGACCCGGAGGCGCAACTTATTCCTGAGGTGCACACGATTGACGAAACGCTGCGCGGCCTCGCCGGCGAAAGTGTAAGTGGGCTCGGTATAGGTGGTATGGCTACCAAATTACAGGCAGCCGATGTGGCCCGCCGCGCCGGCATCGATGTAGTTATAGCGGCAGGTAGCGCAGAAAATGTAATTCTGCGCATTGCCGGCGGTGAAGCTGTCGGGACGCGTTTTCCGGCCCTTGCCAACCCCCTTGATCAGCGTAAGCGCTGGATATTTGCCGGTCCCTCCCCGGTTGGTACCCTGCATGTTGACGCAAAAACCGTTGAGGCACTCAAGTCGACTGGGGGTAGCCTTTTGTCAGAAGGCATTACCGCTATTGAAGGGTCGTTTGTTCGCGGAGATACTGTAATGGTCAAAGGACCTGATGAAGAGGAAGTGGCCCGCGGCATTGTACGTTATGACGGCGTGGATCTCCTGAAAGTAAAAGGGCTGCGCCATGAAGAAATTTCCGATTTTCTGGGATACTGGTACGGGCCGGCAGTGCACCGCGATGATCTCATTCTCCTTATTGAAGACGCACAGACATGGAAGTAA
- a CDS encoding cysteine desulfurase family protein — protein MKRPVYLDYNATTPVDPRVVEAMVPFFTEHYGNASSKGHAFGWAAAEAVKIARASVADLMGADSAAVYFTGGATESLNTAIKGVATTYRKKGNHIVTVKTEHKGVLNACKVLAREGIETTMLDVDVNGLVDPDELEAAITEETILVSVMWANNETGVIQPVRELASRVRSRGILFMTDATQAYGKIPVDASEVDLFTCTAHKLYGPKGIGGLFVRKRNPRVRLVPLIDGGSQEDGMRAGTTNVPGIVGFGAAARIATEEGDAEASRLATLRDRFEQQLTDALPFVKINGGGAPRLPHVSNLAFPGVTAANLVTELRSLAMSTGSACSTGTGNPSHVLKAMGLTDAEAYATLRISFGRFTTEEEVEFATGEIIEKVNYLHAKVAVTNP, from the coding sequence ATGAAACGTCCCGTTTATCTAGACTATAATGCCACCACGCCGGTAGATCCTCGTGTGGTTGAAGCAATGGTACCCTTTTTTACCGAGCATTACGGCAATGCATCAAGCAAGGGGCATGCGTTTGGATGGGCCGCAGCAGAGGCTGTGAAAATTGCCCGCGCATCTGTAGCTGATTTGATGGGAGCGGATTCAGCAGCCGTCTATTTTACAGGCGGAGCCACCGAGTCGTTGAATACAGCGATCAAAGGCGTTGCTACGACCTATCGGAAGAAGGGCAATCATATTGTCACGGTGAAGACAGAGCATAAAGGCGTATTAAATGCCTGCAAAGTACTTGCTCGCGAAGGTATCGAGACAACAATGCTTGACGTAGATGTCAACGGGTTGGTTGATCCGGATGAACTGGAGGCGGCAATTACCGAGGAGACGATACTTGTTTCTGTTATGTGGGCAAACAATGAAACAGGCGTTATTCAGCCAGTTCGTGAACTCGCCTCGCGGGTGCGGTCACGGGGCATCTTATTTATGACAGATGCTACGCAAGCTTATGGCAAAATCCCTGTTGATGCCTCTGAGGTAGATTTGTTTACCTGCACCGCACACAAACTGTATGGCCCGAAAGGCATTGGTGGACTGTTTGTACGCAAGCGTAATCCGCGTGTGCGTTTGGTGCCGCTTATCGACGGGGGATCCCAGGAAGACGGCATGCGTGCCGGCACAACCAATGTGCCCGGTATTGTGGGGTTTGGCGCAGCCGCGCGAATTGCAACTGAAGAAGGTGACGCTGAAGCCAGCCGGCTTGCTACCCTGCGCGACCGTTTTGAACAACAACTTACCGATGCGCTACCGTTTGTCAAAATTAATGGCGGCGGTGCCCCACGCTTGCCGCACGTCTCTAATCTGGCATTTCCGGGCGTGACTGCAGCCAATCTAGTAACTGAGCTCCGGAGCCTTGCTATGTCAACCGGCAGCGCTTGCTCAACTGGTACCGGAAATCCGAGCCACGTCCTCAAAGCCATGGGATTAACCGATGCGGAGGCTTATGCTACGCTTCGCATAAGCTTTGGGCGATTTACTACGGAAGAAGAGGTTGAATTTGCAACAGGGGAGATCATCGAGAAAGTAAACTACCTGCACGCAAAAGTAGCTGTAACGAATCCTTAA
- a CDS encoding amidohydrolase family protein, which translates to MIARQTTYLLLLGIFFFFIPVALGQVKPAPERAEGEGPYDRLILRGGIVIDGTGAPPVGPVDIVVEQDRIVQIRPVGYPDGAGDNLYNQNRPEAGDKEIDVSGMYILPGFVDMHGHTGGRSQGTPAEYVLKLWMAHGITTVREPGSGNGIDWTLEHREKSAAGEITAPRFFVYARFGTGWDKRIVTPDDAREWVRFVKQKGADGIKFGGAAPELLQAALDEANKLGLGTAMHHAQLYVARANVLDSATWGLTTMEHWYGLPEALFTDRTVQDFPLDYNYNNEQHRFGEAGRLWEQAAEPFSNHWNVVMDSLISLDFTLVPTMTIYEASRDLMRAMRAEWHAEYTLPSLWNFYTPSRRAHGSYWFYWGTEEEINWKKNYQLWMTFLNEYKNRGGRVATGSDSGFIYKLYGFDYIRELELLRESGFHPLEVIWSATLKGAEALGAADDIGSIQTGKKADFVILEENPLQNLKVLYGTGTIKLNDETGAVERVGGVKYTIKDGVIYDAKQMLEDVKAMVRAAKTEAGLSPDKPLPDPSTGK; encoded by the coding sequence ATGATAGCGAGACAAACTACCTACCTGCTACTGCTAGGTATCTTTTTCTTCTTCATCCCGGTGGCCCTGGGCCAGGTAAAACCGGCACCAGAGCGGGCAGAAGGCGAAGGCCCATACGATCGCCTCATTCTACGGGGAGGCATTGTTATTGACGGTACCGGAGCACCTCCGGTTGGTCCGGTAGACATCGTGGTAGAACAAGACCGGATTGTCCAAATAAGGCCCGTTGGTTACCCTGATGGGGCTGGAGACAATTTGTATAACCAAAACCGGCCAGAAGCGGGAGATAAAGAAATTGATGTAAGCGGGATGTACATCTTGCCGGGATTTGTTGACATGCACGGGCATACTGGTGGGCGGAGTCAGGGTACGCCGGCTGAGTATGTATTAAAGCTCTGGATGGCCCACGGGATCACGACGGTTCGCGAGCCGGGAAGCGGGAATGGTATCGACTGGACCCTTGAGCACCGTGAAAAAAGTGCGGCTGGGGAAATAACAGCACCTCGTTTCTTCGTGTACGCGCGATTTGGGACGGGCTGGGACAAGCGTATTGTTACGCCAGATGATGCGCGCGAATGGGTTCGGTTTGTTAAGCAAAAAGGAGCTGACGGCATCAAGTTTGGCGGCGCGGCGCCCGAGTTGCTGCAAGCTGCGTTGGACGAAGCCAACAAGCTAGGGCTGGGTACTGCGATGCATCACGCCCAATTGTATGTTGCCCGCGCCAATGTGCTCGACTCAGCTACCTGGGGCCTCACAACCATGGAGCATTGGTATGGCTTGCCCGAAGCGCTGTTCACAGATCGTACGGTACAGGATTTTCCACTCGACTACAACTACAACAACGAGCAGCACCGTTTCGGCGAAGCCGGTCGGTTGTGGGAGCAAGCCGCCGAGCCATTCTCCAACCATTGGAACGTAGTAATGGACTCCCTGATTTCGCTTGACTTCACCCTCGTCCCAACCATGACAATCTATGAAGCAAGCCGTGACCTGATGCGCGCGATGCGTGCTGAGTGGCATGCCGAATACACCTTACCTTCTCTCTGGAATTTCTATACACCAAGCCGGCGGGCACATGGGTCGTACTGGTTTTACTGGGGTACCGAAGAAGAAATCAATTGGAAAAAGAACTACCAGTTGTGGATGACTTTTCTGAATGAATACAAAAACCGGGGGGGACGTGTTGCTACTGGAAGCGACTCGGGCTTCATCTACAAGCTATACGGGTTTGACTATATCCGTGAACTGGAGCTCCTGCGCGAATCGGGCTTCCATCCCCTTGAAGTGATCTGGTCGGCTACGCTGAAAGGCGCAGAAGCCCTTGGGGCAGCGGATGACATTGGCAGTATTCAGACAGGCAAAAAAGCCGACTTTGTCATTCTAGAAGAAAATCCGCTGCAAAACCTCAAAGTGCTTTATGGTACAGGCACTATTAAACTCAACGATGAGACCGGCGCTGTTGAGCGCGTTGGAGGCGTCAAATATACCATCAAAGATGGCGTGATTTACGATGCTAAACAAATGCTGGAAGATGTAAAAGCCATGGTACGGGCAGCAAAAACGGAAGCAGGCTTGTCTCCAGATAAACCCCTTCCGGATCCATCTACAGGTAAATAA